The following DNA comes from Fusarium fujikuroi IMI 58289 draft genome, chromosome FFUJ_chr03.
TGTCACTCTTGACGACAAGGAGcgcaccatcatcttcacccCTGACCCTGGTTATGAGGGCCCCGAATCTGTTACTGTCAGCTCGGCCAAGGAGGTTACTGTCGACTTCCCTGACAAATACATTGGCAACTTCTACGCTGTCCAGAAGGGCAAGACTGATCAACCCGGTATGCTTGGTGAGGTCACCTTCGGCGGCTGGAACGGCAAGACTTATTTCGATGTCTCTGCCATCGTGGATCCCAACGACAAGGACAACGTCAAGCAGATGTGGCCCAAGTCTGCTGCCACCCCCATGTCTGGCTGCGAGACTTTCCCTTGTGACAACTGCTACTGGCTCCCTGACGATGTCCAGACCAAGGTCACTGACGAGGTTgacctcatcaccaccctTGGAGACGGCGCCAGCCCCTACAAGGCCCAATCTAACTAAACGTCCATGTCGCCAATTCACCGGACGGCCCTTGACTTCACTTCTTCACCACCCCCTTTTACACTTTCACGCTGCGGCGTTGAACACCGCGCTGACGATGATATGAATCCCTTTCTACATTACACTACACGATTCTCGTTTTACATACCCCGAAAGATACCCCTCGTGTGTTGCAAAAACCGAGGCCTTTCTTCATAGACCTTTGGGCTGGAGCAGGTGGCGCTTATGGATGGATGTATGGATTACACAGGCAAGACAGGACAAGCACAAAACAGTGCTCGAGTCACATTCTTTGGGACTCTTGAATACAGAGCAGCGTCATTCTTTCCGTGCTCTCGTAGCATCACAGGCTTGATATCTCTTGTATCAGCAAGAGAATTGAGGCTGGCACTCGTTCTAtattcttcaacatcttcttaCACTCGTTGGAATCTAGACCATGTCTGGAGAGACTTTTACATATACTTCTTTGTACATACTTGACTCAGGGCGCAAAAGCTCCTTTACAAAAAGATGAGGTTCTCCCTTTGGGACAACAAATTTTTAGACTTTAGACCTGGACATATAGACTTGAAAACATAGATTTTTGACCTGTACGCATCCATTATTGTCTGATCTCTCCGTtttgaaaaaaaaaaaaaaaaaaaaaaaagatttgAGGTTGTGTTGTGTGCGTAATTGGGTGACGAAGCCACAGCCACATGTAAACTTGAAACAAATTGCCGCCCCTGGCCTTTTCCTTGTCTGGAAGACCTCGTTATTTGGCAGCCCGCCGAGTGCCAACTACTGTTCTTTGATTTCTCACCGTCGCCtgacagaagaggagagaggacACGTCAGTCACGCATCACGGCCTGATGTTGTGTCTGCAGGAACAAGGTTGTGCCTGGCCCTGGCGGGAATGTGACATGGCCTGCATGGAGTCTCTGATCTAACGTAGGTACAGTCCAGTACATACAGTGGCCGacactaggtaggtagttaaaCTGTCAGTGAGTTGCGCTATGTTGTCCGAGTTGGCGCTGACTGGACACCGTGGGCAACAAGGCTTGAATTAAAGGGGCAATGATAAAAGATGAGGTTGCGCTGCTTAATGTTTCTTCTTAGGAAAGCAAACAGGAAATAGCCACTACTGAATTGAGTTTTGACTGATCGCGTTGCTGTTGATCACCCTGATTGTATGTAGATCATGTACCCCTGCGAAGTATGATTATCCCAACATTGAACCCGCGCTTCAGCCAAAACCGGACAGACCCGGTCGCGGGAGTGTCAACTATTGTTTCCGCCTGTGCTTGTGCGACTTCGGGAGACTCTGTCCAACAAACATGTGAGTCGCATACGAAAGCTCAGACTGTAGACCTGTTTGGTCTGTGCCTTCAGGGATTGGCTTTATTGATGTGCACAAGGGATAATGGTACAAGGGAATTGTCACTGACAAGAAAATCTCAGATTGACCTGGCTTTGAGactggaaaaagaaaaaaagaactgACTTTTCAACTTGTAAAGGGAAGCTAAGCATTTACCATCAGATGTAGTGAACGTTGAGAGGCCAGCTTTCACGTCACAAAGAGGTAGCGTTGCGCCATTGAGGGCCCTGCCGAGATCTCGGAAACCCGAGCAAGCGGTTCTCGCCAAGTCTTGACAGCTTCCTCCCGTCGGGAATTCAAGCCTAGTTGCTTACGAGAAGACAGGTGTTTGGATGGGACTTGAGACACTGGAATGCAGTTCGGTTGGAATGCGGGTTGCGGGTTGCgggagaaaaaaagagaagctTGACGCCAGGCTCGAGTCGAGAACTACCAATCTAGCTAGTTTACACAATACTATAACTCGAAACTATAATAGCTCTCAACTGTGAGAGCGTATCTGTGGTGTGGTGTGAACTCGACGTCCGGCGAATCTTTCACATTAACTCATTGTCTACATCTTCGCCTATCAAAGGCGAGTCGGGATTGAGTGAACGTCAGCAATGCAACTACTGGTGCTTGTTCTGCAAGGAGGCACTTCGTGCAACCAGACTCCTCTCGATCATTCGCCCGAAAGAAAGGTGCTCTTAGTTGAGTTGTCATAATATCtacttctcttccttctccgccGTGGATTCCGATGCAGGAACCGCCTCACTCTCCTTGgattcatcatctcctttTTCATCTGCGGGCGTTTCTGTTACCTGCTCCACTGCCTTGACCTGCTTAGACTTAATGATCTTTTGCAGATACTCTCCCGTTTCCCCAAAGCCATCCAGTTTTCCGAGTTTTGTCGTGAGGAATTCAATGTCGTTGTTCATACTGGAGATGGTCAGTTGAACTGCCTAGTTAAAACTCAACAGAACTTACCTTTTCAGGCCAGTTTCAGTCTTGGGATCTGCTTCTCTAAAACTTGACCCAAGCTGATCCCTGTAACTAGCAAACACAGGAAGCATGATCATCTGGATTGATGTCTCAGGGAGGTGCTTCGTTAGGACACGATGCAGAGTAGTTGTCTCCTTCGCCAATGTTTCCATGTATGAATGGACGCCCTTGTCTCCATCTGCTTCCCAGTcgatcgtcttcatcgtccgTGAGTGAATGGCAGCGCGGCCGCCCATGATCTCAACCAGTTTCTGGAAGATACTATCTTGATGCTCTTGCAGTAGTCGTCTAATCTTGTCGAACTCACCCATGAGATTTGATACGCTCGCTCCGGATCCAGCGTGACGTCGCACAAATTCCCTAACATGCGGTATCAAAGTTGCTGTGAATGAGAGCGCCTgggaggccaaggccaaatgcttggtggtgatgttCTTTAGCCCAGCTGACCGCGTTGCCCCGGCACCAAGAATTAGCTGGGTGCATCTCGAgttgaagagctgaagatACGCGATTAATGAGGTCGCAATATCAACAGTCATAGACGGTATACCACTGATCAGATGAGAGAACTTGGCGATTCCATCTAAACATAGAATGGCTGACTTTGGTAACATGAACGTCTCTGAATCGATTGTAGCAGTCCTGGTCTTTTCCTTGCCGGTTCCGTTTGTTTCGATTGCATCGTCCTCATTGACAGGCTCTAATTCCGAACTAGGTACCCAAATCTTGGTACTGTCTGTCCACTCATGAGGATCATGCGTGCTGCTCCCCAGGATGGTATTAAGCAACTCGGTGTCCTTCTCGGTAAAGTCTTTGGCATTCCACTGATCAGATTCCATACCCTGAGCGAGCTTCTGCATTTCAGCATCGCGATTCCGTTGCACGAAATCCTTAATGTGTCCATTAACCACATTCTTGAGTGACGTGCCGCTTCGGCCAGAGATCGACTCGCATTCGGTGGCAAAATAGAGGTTGAGTGTAAAGTACCGGAGGAAGAGGGTCAAAGGCAACTGTGCAGTCTGCTCTGCTCGAACCTTTAAGACCTTGACGATTTTCTCAATTGCCACGTCGACAGCTTGGCCAAGGAGATTAGTAACGTCGAGGCTCTTGTGGAGCTCCTCCTGAACCTCGAATGTTGCACTGTTCATAGGATTGCTTGGGAATCTATCTGGCCTCGGACTGGATATTGGTGATCTGACTGTGGGGGACATCAACCCTTCCCCTTGTGGGCTCTCAGTGAGGGAGCTGGTAATCTCCAACAAGACCTTGACTTGTGTCGTAAGTCTCCTGAGTGTCTCTGTGACTCCAATGtagatcttgatgagaaggtCCTCACCATCCTCAGGATCCAAAGAGCGAAGATTCCGTGCCAAAATGGAAGACTTCTCCTGATTTGACAGATGACGGCCACCACTTGCAGTAGAGACTGACATCATCGACTCATTGTCATCATCTGTAGAACTGGGCAAGGGGCGTCTGATCAAGTTTCGGATTTCACGCAAGACAGACTCTCGGTAAGCGACAGTCGCTTCGGCGATATGTTTTGCTCGATGCAGACCAATCATATTAGGCAGCAGCTCGGTCTTCAACTCATCGGTATTTGTGAGATAGGTTGGAAAGACTGAAGGAGACCTAGCATGGCTACCTTTGGATCGACTAGCTGCGTTGCTCCACCTGAGAAGAATCTCTTGGGATGACACAGATTCGACATGTCGTCGTAGATCACGTATTAGAATATTCTGAAAGTTGGTTTCGTATGCCTTTCCTATGCGAGACCGCAAAGCTGTTAGATCCGCGTGGATGCCTTGtaaagctgaagctgaacgCAGGTCCCGCAACTGAATCTCAGGTTCATTTGCAGTAGTAGCGTCCCTTTCGCCTGCGATAAGCTTTTCAAGAGAGTCGATATTCGCCAGTGCCTTATCGACTTCCCCTTCGTCCACTAGCGTCTCACAGTTTGCAAGGCCATCCGCAATCTGCCTCAGCTGAAGCACAGCATCGTTGAGTTGACGTAGATTTTCTTGGCGCCTTCGCTGGTAGACAATATGGAGGCCTCTGGTTGCAATTTCTTCGTCCAGAGCTTTCAGCTCTTT
Coding sequences within:
- a CDS encoding related to dnase1 protein yields the protein MKFTTALVGLVASATYAAAASVTFVTLDDKERTIIFTPDPGYEGPESVTVSSAKEVTVDFPDKYIGNFYAVQKGKTDQPGMLGEVTFGGWNGKTYFDVSAIVDPNDKDNVKQMWPKSAATPMSGCETFPCDNCYWLPDDVQTKVTDEVDLITTLGDGASPYKAQSN
- a CDS encoding VPS54-like protein, producing MFSPSSPNATKSADNLAALSPIGRGELPFHSNSHRHAQMHPHPSSRRGSTASSIHSVGGILDSAPSNLAASVYESSQNAISTLLQPPIVRTGLQPHTSAPASTAHKPPTARDIPPVTLTNITKVDTEEFKPYLSQIGSLYEQLQRLKDSDEDVNKEQRTGRQDTTTESSGDGYLRPGPKPRPTRKGSTASLSSMNSNDGHSPVRRPSAGFIRRSTHGPPPLSTIPTVYFDDEFHLENPRTFDIVSERSEVIRPANANDGQSSLNGSAAAPRKALATNAILQEKLSWYMDTIEVHLINSISAASTTFFTALGSLKELHSEAAESVGRIKTLRKELKALDEEIATRGLHIVYQRRRQENLRQLNDAVLQLRQIADGLANCETLVDEGEVDKALANIDSLEKLIAGERDATTANEPEIQLRDLRSASALQGIHADLTALRSRIGKAYETNFQNILIRDLRRHVESVSSQEILLRWSNAASRSKGSHARSPSVFPTYLTNTDELKTELLPNMIGLHRAKHIAEATVAYRESVLREIRNLIRRPLPSSTDDDNESMMSVSTASGGRHLSNQEKSSILARNLRSLDPEDGEDLLIKIYIGVTETLRRLTTQVKVLLEITSSLTESPQGEGLMSPTVRSPISSPRPDRFPSNPMNSATFEVQEELHKSLDVTNLLGQAVDVAIEKIVKVLKVRAEQTAQLPLTLFLRYFTLNLYFATECESISGRSGTSLKNVVNGHIKDFVQRNRDAEMQKLAQGMESDQWNAKDFTEKDTELLNTILGSSTHDPHEWTDSTKIWVPSSELEPVNEDDAIETNGTGKEKTRTATIDSETFMLPKSAILCLDGIAKFSHLISGIPSMTVDIATSLIAYLQLFNSRCTQLILGAGATRSAGLKNITTKHLALASQALSFTATLIPHVREFVRRHAGSGASVSNLMGEFDKIRRLLQEHQDSIFQKLVEIMGGRAAIHSRTMKTIDWEADGDKGVHSYMETLAKETTTLHRVLTKHLPETSIQMIMLPVFASYRDQLGSSFREADPKTETGLKSMNNDIEFLTTKLGKLDGFGETGEYLQKIIKSKQVKAVEQVTETPADEKGDDESKESEAVPASESTAEKEEK